The proteins below are encoded in one region of Sulfitobacter sp. SK012:
- a CDS encoding ATP-binding protein: MQDIQSWLAELGLEKYAAAFAEAEIDFDILPSLDKEDLKDLGLPIGPRRKIMDAIQVLGGASVPPPLAAAEPELPSAPLSGAIVPSDAERRHLTVMFIDLVGSTEMATRLDAEDMRTVITGYQNTVAGVVSRYEGFVAKFMGDGVMCYFGWPRAGEDDAERAVRAGLAIIDSVKSTKAPDGTVLATRIGVATGVVIVGDLIGSGATQEAAVVGETPNLAARLQGVAGPNQLVLPIETQRLLGSTYKLMSIGAQKLKGVGEAVEAFVVEGEASVESRFAARQSGTLTPIVGRDREIELMLERWALTKSGQGQMVIVSGEAGIGKSRITRAVVDEVAKDDHTRITYQCSPYHADSAFYPVIQQLSFAAGIAPSDGPDTRLDKLEALLGQDPDILKLIAPMMGLEGITRYGALDLTPAQQRARTMQALTELLVEQAKDKPLLLVYEDLHWVDPTSLELLDLLLDAIADHQIMILATARPSFEYGFGGHPIVTRFTLNRLGKDQIGDIVAKLTSSKALPDEIMEIIAQRTDGVPLFVEELTKTILESGALKEDGDRLVLNGPLSTIAIPATLHDSLMARLDRLQPIKEVAQTAACIGREFSHGLLAQISLLPEVELTTALDGLIAAELIFRRGVPPEATYLFKHALVRDAAYESQLKEKRRAIHARILKALEIDPDIGLEVRAVHAEAANLTDRAIDLWEAAGKAAIARPAFKEGISNLRRAISLIMPRLETDDTTILTRALGFQVQLGLASMAGNGFGSDQTKAAWIRALALADEVGETPLRFSILYGLMTTRYIRGDHMEAIRHGQALVDLAENSIETAHPVVANRSFAISLMFAGQVEQAQPYFDRALDLFNLDQHQGLAHLYGVDLGIGSHGYICLNLLIRGKTQRAERIFRDGERYAAACSDVASDCYLQLIGTIMNVVTGDRAKMERHAKCMFDLSEQYKLPFFESHAALSRAILRSESGDSAAIANFDSIDEATEATKALAFLPSWRIESGIHALALGLRAQAARLATKAQQMMDETGENMWRSNLHRLYASLARDEGNGEAAERHLNDALSVARQQGAKLWELRAAIDLAHIMQDQGRMDEAIAILTPVHASIADGDCLKDQATARKLLEEFAT, encoded by the coding sequence TTGCAGGACATTCAAAGTTGGCTCGCTGAACTCGGCTTGGAAAAATATGCTGCGGCATTTGCGGAGGCGGAGATTGATTTCGACATCTTACCAAGTCTCGATAAGGAAGACCTTAAAGATCTAGGTTTGCCGATTGGCCCGCGCCGAAAAATCATGGATGCAATTCAAGTGCTTGGCGGTGCGTCAGTTCCGCCACCTCTCGCTGCGGCAGAACCCGAATTGCCTTCTGCCCCGCTCTCTGGTGCAATTGTCCCTTCCGACGCCGAACGTCGCCACCTGACGGTCATGTTCATCGACCTTGTTGGCTCGACAGAAATGGCAACGCGCTTGGACGCGGAAGATATGCGTACTGTCATCACCGGTTACCAGAACACGGTTGCCGGTGTGGTAAGCCGGTACGAGGGGTTTGTGGCCAAGTTTATGGGCGACGGCGTGATGTGTTACTTTGGCTGGCCGCGTGCCGGTGAGGACGATGCGGAGCGCGCTGTGCGGGCGGGGCTGGCGATCATCGACAGCGTCAAGTCAACAAAGGCACCGGACGGCACGGTCCTGGCAACCCGGATAGGGGTCGCTACGGGTGTTGTAATCGTTGGGGATCTGATTGGAAGCGGCGCAACTCAGGAAGCAGCCGTTGTTGGTGAGACGCCCAACCTGGCCGCGCGACTACAAGGCGTTGCAGGGCCGAACCAGCTTGTCCTGCCCATTGAAACTCAGCGTCTGCTGGGCAGCACTTACAAGCTGATGTCAATTGGTGCACAGAAGCTGAAGGGCGTGGGTGAGGCTGTGGAAGCCTTCGTCGTCGAGGGAGAAGCCTCCGTCGAAAGCCGCTTTGCGGCGCGCCAGTCTGGGACCCTGACGCCCATCGTCGGGCGCGACCGTGAGATCGAACTGATGTTGGAACGCTGGGCGCTTACCAAATCAGGCCAAGGCCAGATGGTCATCGTCAGCGGCGAGGCAGGCATTGGTAAGTCGCGTATCACCAGAGCGGTCGTCGACGAAGTTGCGAAGGACGATCACACCCGCATCACCTATCAGTGCTCGCCCTATCACGCGGATTCAGCATTCTACCCAGTTATTCAACAATTGTCGTTTGCTGCAGGAATTGCACCATCAGATGGGCCGGATACCCGGCTGGACAAGCTGGAGGCGCTGCTCGGTCAGGACCCCGACATATTGAAGCTGATCGCGCCGATGATGGGTCTGGAAGGAATCACTCGATACGGCGCGCTTGATCTGACACCTGCTCAGCAGCGGGCGCGCACAATGCAGGCGTTGACAGAATTGCTTGTTGAGCAGGCCAAGGACAAACCTCTGCTGCTGGTCTACGAAGACCTGCATTGGGTTGACCCCACATCTCTTGAACTATTGGATCTCTTGCTTGACGCAATTGCCGATCACCAGATCATGATTTTGGCCACGGCACGTCCCAGCTTTGAGTACGGCTTTGGCGGGCACCCCATTGTGACGCGCTTTACCCTGAACCGGTTGGGCAAGGATCAGATTGGGGACATCGTCGCCAAGTTGACCAGCAGCAAGGCGCTGCCAGACGAGATCATGGAGATTATCGCGCAGCGAACGGATGGCGTACCGCTTTTTGTCGAGGAACTCACCAAGACGATTTTGGAATCTGGTGCGCTAAAAGAGGATGGTGACCGTCTGGTTCTGAATGGACCGCTCAGTACTATCGCCATTCCGGCGACGCTGCATGACAGCCTGATGGCGCGTCTAGACCGATTGCAACCGATCAAGGAGGTGGCACAAACCGCCGCCTGCATCGGGCGGGAGTTCAGCCATGGCTTGCTTGCGCAGATCTCCCTTTTGCCCGAAGTGGAACTGACCACCGCGCTGGACGGTCTGATCGCGGCGGAGCTAATTTTCCGCCGGGGCGTGCCGCCCGAGGCGACGTATCTGTTCAAGCATGCGCTTGTCCGCGATGCGGCGTATGAGAGCCAGCTGAAGGAGAAGCGTCGCGCTATCCACGCGCGCATCCTGAAAGCACTTGAGATCGACCCCGATATTGGCCTTGAGGTGCGCGCCGTACATGCCGAAGCCGCCAACCTAACCGACCGCGCCATCGACCTGTGGGAAGCAGCAGGCAAAGCCGCCATCGCAAGACCGGCGTTCAAGGAAGGCATCTCCAACCTTCGTCGCGCAATCTCGCTGATCATGCCGCGACTGGAGACCGACGACACCACCATTCTCACCCGGGCGCTTGGTTTTCAGGTCCAGCTCGGGCTCGCATCGATGGCTGGTAATGGCTTTGGCAGTGACCAGACCAAGGCGGCTTGGATTCGGGCGCTGGCTTTGGCAGACGAGGTGGGAGAAACGCCGCTACGTTTCTCGATCCTCTACGGTCTGATGACCACTCGCTACATTCGCGGCGATCACATGGAAGCAATTCGACACGGGCAGGCTTTGGTCGACTTGGCGGAAAACTCGATAGAGACGGCGCATCCCGTTGTGGCTAACCGATCCTTCGCCATCAGCCTGATGTTCGCGGGTCAAGTGGAGCAAGCACAACCCTATTTCGATCGCGCCTTGGACCTTTTCAACCTGGACCAGCATCAAGGCCTCGCACATCTATATGGAGTCGATCTGGGCATAGGAAGCCATGGGTACATATGCCTCAACCTCCTGATAAGGGGCAAAACTCAGCGTGCGGAGAGGATATTTAGAGACGGCGAACGATATGCGGCGGCTTGCAGCGATGTCGCGTCGGACTGCTATCTACAACTTATCGGCACGATTATGAATGTCGTTACCGGTGACAGAGCTAAAATGGAGCGGCATGCCAAATGCATGTTTGATCTTTCGGAGCAGTATAAGCTCCCTTTCTTTGAAAGCCACGCAGCCCTTAGTCGCGCGATTTTGAGGTCTGAAAGTGGCGATTCAGCTGCCATTGCTAACTTTGATAGCATTGACGAAGCTACGGAGGCGACAAAAGCGTTGGCCTTTCTTCCGTCATGGAGAATTGAGTCGGGCATCCATGCCTTGGCGCTAGGGCTTCGCGCTCAAGCAGCACGACTGGCCACCAAGGCGCAGCAGATGATGGATGAAACCGGAGAGAATATGTGGCGGTCCAACCTTCACCGCTTGTACGCGTCTTTGGCACGCGATGAGGGAAATGGCGAAGCCGCGGAACGGCACCTCAACGACGCCCTTTCGGTCGCCCGCCAGCAAGGTGCCAAACTTTGGGAGCTGCGCGCAGCCATTGATCTTGCTCATATCATGCAGGATCAGGGTCGCATGGATGAGGCCATTGCTATTCTCACCCCCGTCCACGCAAGTATCGCTGACGGAGACTGCCTCAAAGATCAGGCGACGGCCCGGAAGTTGCTCGAAGAGTTTGCGACGTAA
- a CDS encoding adenylate/guanylate cyclase domain-containing protein: MDVPRTQYADCDGIGIAYQVFGQGKHDLVYVPGTISNIEMAWDDPAQARFLRSLAEHFRVIVFDKRGQGVSDPIQGAPTFEERMEDVGAVMAASGSHSATLFGTSEGGPMCILFAATYPEKVDNLVLFASMAKFCGSEDYPYMPLREALVEHFPKTWGTHESVAIFAPDLVGNAEAENAFIRFQRQACTPNVVRQTYELTAKMDVRQVLPLICVPTLILQRRKDRAINYRNGRYLADHIPNATYLELSGRNHVIFLGDTQAEVRAISQFAQSRASTDTAPDRRLSTVLFTDIVGSTEMLSRFGDQDWSKTLDRHDALVMKVVSEFKGRLVKSTGDGSLALFDKPSRAISCAAALVNLLGQAGIPIRAGLHAGEIKIRGDDVAGMVIHTAARVMDHAKTGEILITRLLADLTADQEIDFETFGAHQLKGLSEETELLRVQ; this comes from the coding sequence ATGGATGTCCCGAGAACACAATATGCGGATTGTGACGGCATAGGCATTGCGTACCAGGTCTTTGGCCAGGGTAAACATGATTTGGTCTATGTGCCTGGGACGATTTCAAACATTGAAATGGCATGGGACGATCCTGCACAGGCTAGATTCCTACGCAGTTTGGCAGAACATTTTCGCGTCATTGTGTTTGATAAGCGTGGACAGGGCGTGTCGGACCCAATCCAGGGAGCGCCGACCTTTGAGGAACGCATGGAGGATGTGGGTGCAGTGATGGCGGCATCGGGTTCCCATAGCGCCACTCTGTTTGGCACGTCCGAAGGTGGCCCAATGTGTATTTTATTCGCAGCAACTTATCCGGAAAAAGTAGACAACCTGGTGCTGTTTGCCTCAATGGCAAAATTTTGCGGGTCAGAGGATTATCCGTACATGCCACTGAGAGAAGCATTAGTAGAGCATTTTCCCAAGACATGGGGCACCCATGAATCGGTCGCTATTTTTGCGCCCGATTTGGTTGGCAACGCCGAGGCAGAAAATGCGTTTATCCGTTTTCAACGGCAGGCCTGCACACCAAATGTTGTCCGGCAAACTTATGAACTGACCGCTAAAATGGATGTTCGGCAGGTGTTGCCGCTGATCTGTGTGCCGACGCTAATTCTGCAACGTAGAAAAGATCGCGCAATTAATTATCGCAATGGTCGTTATTTGGCGGATCACATACCTAATGCCACTTATCTGGAGTTGTCCGGTCGAAACCATGTGATCTTTTTGGGCGATACTCAGGCCGAAGTCCGGGCAATCTCCCAGTTCGCGCAGTCACGAGCATCAACGGATACTGCACCGGATAGACGCCTATCTACGGTGCTGTTCACCGATATTGTTGGGTCAACGGAAATGCTTAGTCGGTTTGGAGATCAAGACTGGAGCAAGACTCTGGATCGGCATGACGCGCTGGTAATGAAGGTTGTGTCCGAGTTCAAAGGGCGGCTTGTCAAGAGCACCGGTGACGGTAGCCTTGCCCTCTTCGACAAACCGTCGCGAGCGATTAGTTGCGCGGCTGCACTGGTCAACTTGCTGGGACAGGCAGGCATTCCGATCCGAGCTGGACTGCACGCAGGTGAAATCAAGATCCGTGGCGACGACGTGGCCGGCATGGTCATTCACACTGCCGCGCGTGTCATGGATCACGCGAAAACCGGTGAAATTCTCATCACACGTTTGCTCGCTGACCTTACGGCAGATCAGGAAATTGACTTTGAAACCTTTGGGGCGCATCAGTTGAAAGGACTATCAGAAGAGACAGAACTTCTACGAGTCCAATAG
- a CDS encoding DUF3995 domain-containing protein, giving the protein MEIMMLTLTVVALVAVLVISGLHFAWAGRLWWPITDEKRLVRAVAGFPNVDRMPPPAQCLFVAVALCCVALLLLFEILQPKSNQATAIPLLGAGLVFVGRGVVGFTTFWSRVTPEQPFRRLDRRYYSPICLAIGAIILNAALS; this is encoded by the coding sequence ATGGAAATCATGATGCTCACTTTGACCGTAGTTGCACTTGTGGCCGTCTTGGTGATTTCTGGGTTACATTTCGCATGGGCAGGACGGCTATGGTGGCCGATAACTGATGAAAAGCGACTTGTTCGCGCGGTAGCTGGCTTCCCTAATGTCGATAGAATGCCGCCTCCTGCTCAATGCCTCTTTGTTGCTGTCGCCCTTTGCTGCGTAGCCCTTTTGCTATTGTTTGAAATACTTCAGCCAAAATCAAACCAAGCCACCGCAATACCCCTGCTGGGAGCGGGTCTCGTTTTTGTTGGTCGAGGTGTTGTTGGCTTTACCACTTTCTGGTCCCGGGTAACTCCAGAGCAACCATTCCGGCGACTAGATCGAAGATACTATTCCCCGATTTGCTTGGCTATTGGTGCCATAATTTTGAACGCTGCGCTGTCTTAG
- a CDS encoding M48 family metalloprotease, translated as MKRILNKLVPLLVVGTLSACGTTFQLPELGKAQSQQANQMFAAAQQRAPRQMLSPGAAEQRFRRVASRISAVGTQYCKTLTAERQNFNCSVDIAVDREMRERNAYFTYQGKKPIIRISQPMLQDSANDDEVAFILSHEFGHLIGRHIEKQQQQALAGAIILGAMTAAANEYSASNGGYYDSNAVSQSMETGAALGSRAYSQSYELESDTLGTRIAAAAGYDPVKGAMFFARPEAAKTTAGNLSFWGTHPPDEKRLATVIATAEEVNARIGLRKAAKTGHLKAVD; from the coding sequence GTGAAACGCATCTTAAACAAACTTGTCCCTCTTCTCGTCGTTGGAACACTTTCCGCGTGCGGGACAACCTTTCAGCTTCCCGAGCTCGGGAAGGCCCAGTCACAGCAAGCAAATCAGATGTTTGCGGCCGCACAACAAAGGGCCCCAAGACAAATGCTTTCGCCTGGTGCTGCCGAACAGCGGTTTCGGCGAGTCGCCAGTCGGATTTCTGCAGTAGGTACGCAGTACTGCAAAACGTTGACGGCGGAACGCCAGAACTTCAATTGCAGCGTAGACATAGCGGTCGATCGAGAAATGAGAGAGCGAAATGCTTACTTCACCTACCAAGGCAAAAAGCCAATTATAAGAATATCGCAGCCTATGCTTCAGGACTCGGCAAATGACGATGAAGTAGCATTTATTCTTAGTCATGAATTTGGGCACCTCATTGGACGCCACATCGAAAAACAACAGCAACAAGCTCTGGCCGGTGCAATTATTCTGGGGGCCATGACGGCTGCTGCCAACGAATATTCAGCTTCAAATGGCGGCTACTATGATTCCAATGCGGTCAGTCAAAGCATGGAAACTGGGGCTGCTCTTGGCTCTCGGGCTTATTCTCAGAGCTACGAGTTGGAAAGTGACACCCTAGGTACACGCATTGCAGCAGCTGCAGGCTACGACCCAGTAAAAGGAGCTATGTTCTTCGCACGACCAGAAGCTGCAAAAACCACGGCGGGTAATCTGTCCTTCTGGGGGACGCACCCCCCTGATGAGAAGCGATTGGCAACAGTGATCGCAACCGCCGAAGAAGTGAATGCGCGGATTGGGCTGCGCAAGGCGGCGAAAACAGGTCATTTAAAAGCTGTGGATTGA
- a CDS encoding thermonuclease family protein produces MKLVIFGAVAACVCLTSFAHAAQTVLGKVTKVRDADTVVVKGIAIRLNGIDAPENGTRAGKEATAAMKRFVRGKTLNCKLNGERTYDRWVGVCFTEEGQDIGAVMIANGHALDCRRYSGGRYRELEPPGARSRLPQASYC; encoded by the coding sequence ATGAAACTTGTAATTTTTGGGGCAGTAGCAGCATGCGTCTGCCTCACTTCTTTTGCCCATGCCGCTCAGACAGTATTGGGCAAAGTGACTAAGGTTCGCGACGCCGACACCGTAGTTGTTAAAGGCATCGCGATCCGTCTCAATGGTATCGATGCGCCGGAGAACGGAACCAGAGCCGGTAAAGAGGCCACGGCAGCGATGAAACGGTTTGTGCGTGGCAAAACCCTGAACTGCAAACTGAACGGCGAGCGGACCTATGACCGTTGGGTGGGTGTTTGCTTCACAGAAGAAGGCCAAGACATTGGCGCAGTGATGATTGCGAACGGACATGCGCTCGACTGTCGCCGTTATTCTGGTGGACGATATCGGGAGCTTGAGCCCCCCGGTGCTAGGTCACGATTGCCTCAAGCGAGTTATTGCTAG
- a CDS encoding aldo/keto reductase, translated as MRLEHVDLFYPHQPDQDVPVENLMQTLLAFKAEGKIDSMGFSDISPATLRPATAVGTVDTRNQAYHAT; from the coding sequence CTGAGGCTCGAACACGTCGATCTTTTTTATCCGCACCAGCCCGATCAAGATGTCCCGGTCGAGAATCTGATGCAAACGCTGCTTGCATTCAAAGCTGAAGGCAAGATCGACAGTATGGGTTTCTCCGATATCTCTCCGGCCACTCTAAGACCGGCAACTGCTGTTGGGACGGTAGATACCCGCAATCAGGCTTACCATGCGACATAG
- a CDS encoding S1C family serine protease — protein MKFPELEKASMSKFRKFLFCIFVFAISLQCTAAKAQNYEALFQGFTTNGLSFTERRYLQAALAFEGHYVGLLDGDWGRLSREAMQSYTRKEFDAQPEEWHTAMLAFSFFDRYDRDGWDMQYFPALNMSLMLPLKTLITDAPSEHLLNYRHRDSTLAVSIGRHTLETASNFHQYTANAHSTAEVPYSVRKDGLAISTATKRDGTKLYTRSNLLNGAWSTVMISAKPWDLNTFQAVASSISKGKSAPLDITRDGKLIEVVRTTIALINSSEATDKAVSPPSTEPDSAASSGSGFVVSSSGHILTNAHVVDGCSEIFVDGVLATIIDVSSEFDLALLQTTLLESRSVAVFSASPAMLNSDVTAVGFPYAGLLGGINVTRGAISSLKGLGGNANTFQITAPVQSGNSGGPVLASDGEVVGVVVSKLDATYVAENIGDVPQNVNFAIRGEIAKLFLAQNQVEAKLSLKNVAIPPEQLAKLAAKFTTFIECK, from the coding sequence ATGAAATTTCCAGAGCTGGAGAAGGCTTCGATGTCGAAGTTCAGAAAATTCTTGTTTTGCATTTTTGTGTTTGCCATCTCTCTACAATGCACAGCAGCCAAAGCGCAAAATTATGAAGCCCTATTTCAAGGTTTCACAACGAATGGCCTTTCCTTCACAGAACGTAGATACCTTCAGGCAGCATTAGCCTTCGAAGGTCATTACGTCGGGTTGCTTGATGGCGATTGGGGGCGCTTGAGCCGTGAGGCCATGCAAAGTTACACGCGCAAGGAATTCGATGCGCAGCCAGAAGAATGGCACACAGCCATGCTAGCCTTCAGTTTTTTCGACCGATACGACCGTGATGGTTGGGACATGCAGTATTTTCCAGCACTCAACATGTCACTAATGCTCCCGCTAAAAACATTGATTACGGACGCGCCCTCAGAACATCTGTTGAACTACCGTCATCGAGATAGCACTCTGGCAGTCTCAATAGGTCGACATACCTTAGAAACAGCCTCAAATTTCCATCAGTACACTGCGAATGCGCATTCAACGGCTGAAGTTCCCTACTCTGTCAGAAAAGATGGTCTTGCTATCAGTACTGCAACCAAAAGAGATGGCACAAAGCTCTATACCCGCTCGAACTTGTTAAACGGGGCATGGTCGACAGTCATGATTTCTGCCAAGCCATGGGACTTAAATACTTTTCAGGCTGTGGCGTCTAGCATTTCTAAAGGCAAAAGCGCGCCCCTCGACATCACAAGGGATGGCAAACTAATTGAGGTTGTAAGAACAACCATAGCGCTAATAAATTCAAGTGAAGCGACCGATAAAGCCGTTTCCCCTCCTTCTACTGAACCCGACAGCGCGGCAAGTTCCGGCTCTGGCTTTGTTGTATCAAGCAGTGGTCATATTTTGACCAATGCTCATGTTGTTGATGGGTGTTCAGAAATATTTGTAGATGGCGTTTTGGCCACAATCATTGATGTTTCAAGCGAGTTTGATTTGGCGCTCCTCCAAACAACTTTGTTAGAATCCAGAAGCGTTGCGGTATTCTCTGCTAGCCCCGCAATGCTAAACTCTGATGTGACTGCTGTAGGTTTCCCTTACGCGGGTTTGCTTGGCGGAATTAACGTAACTAGGGGAGCGATTTCCTCTCTTAAAGGACTCGGTGGTAACGCCAACACTTTTCAAATCACAGCACCTGTTCAAAGTGGAAACTCGGGAGGACCAGTACTTGCCTCGGATGGTGAGGTGGTTGGAGTTGTTGTATCAAAGCTAGATGCAACGTACGTGGCGGAAAATATTGGTGACGTCCCTCAGAATGTAAACTTTGCAATCAGGGGTGAAATAGCCAAACTGTTCTTAGCTCAGAACCAAGTTGAAGCGAAGTTGAGCTTGAAAAATGTAGCAATCCCACCGGAACAGCTCGCAAAATTAGCGGCAAAATTCACAACTTTCATTGAATGCAAGTAG
- a CDS encoding DUF6134 family protein — MEIDMRLFGIALGLAVALAAPVDALSLPSNGKLSFDVVRKGKDIGDHSYRFSGKSSAFTVNVETDIVVKVPLIRTTAYSFKHKSVESWKGGKLQQLSSSTNDDGEPHQLKTSNKGALPASLWNDDIVRSGKLMNTIDGKIISVRAADLGSETVKTKSGIVSAHHYRLSGGLARDVWYDGEGNLAQVMFKADDGSTVMYIRK, encoded by the coding sequence ATGGAGATTGATATGCGTCTTTTTGGAATCGCCCTTGGTCTTGCCGTCGCTCTTGCGGCTCCTGTGGACGCCCTCTCATTGCCTTCAAACGGTAAGCTGAGTTTCGATGTGGTCCGGAAGGGCAAAGATATTGGCGATCACAGCTACAGATTTTCAGGCAAGAGCAGTGCTTTCACGGTCAATGTGGAAACTGACATCGTTGTAAAAGTGCCTTTGATCAGAACAACGGCCTACAGCTTCAAGCATAAAAGTGTGGAGAGCTGGAAAGGTGGCAAGTTGCAACAGCTCAGCTCATCTACAAATGATGACGGCGAACCGCACCAGTTGAAAACGTCGAATAAAGGCGCATTGCCCGCCAGCCTCTGGAACGACGATATCGTCCGTAGCGGCAAACTTATGAATACCATTGACGGGAAGATCATTAGCGTACGCGCGGCAGATCTTGGCTCGGAAACGGTGAAGACAAAAAGCGGTATTGTTTCTGCGCATCATTACCGGCTTTCAGGTGGGTTGGCCCGTGACGTTTGGTATGACGGCGAGGGCAACCTTGCACAGGTGATGTTCAAGGCTGATGATGGCTCAACTGTGATGTATATCCGAAAATAG
- a CDS encoding response regulator transcription factor, producing MRLLYIEDNEKLALNTSASLRDAGFVVDVVHNAADALHSVKSFEYDAVILDLGLPDQDGLEVLPMIKMAKPQTPIIICTARDALDDRIKGLNTGSDDYVVKPFAVSELVARVNAVLRRPGGALGMTLTLGNVKYETADRTVVINDVMTRFSKRELALLELFLRRAGRVVSKDAIENALYGFDEAATPNAIEVLTHRLRKKLIEKGASIEIHNLRGIGYVLQENSG from the coding sequence ATGCGGCTACTTTATATTGAAGACAACGAAAAGCTGGCGCTCAATACGAGCGCCAGTTTGCGTGACGCCGGATTTGTGGTGGACGTCGTCCACAACGCGGCGGATGCTTTGCATTCTGTAAAAAGCTTTGAATATGATGCGGTTATTCTTGATCTCGGGTTGCCAGATCAAGATGGTTTGGAGGTTTTGCCGATGATCAAGATGGCCAAGCCGCAAACCCCAATTATTATATGCACTGCGCGTGACGCGCTGGATGACAGGATTAAAGGTCTGAATACAGGTTCTGACGATTATGTTGTTAAACCGTTTGCTGTTTCGGAACTGGTCGCAAGGGTAAATGCTGTCCTACGGCGACCAGGCGGCGCGCTCGGGATGACGTTAACGTTGGGCAATGTGAAGTATGAGACGGCTGACCGAACGGTTGTCATCAACGACGTAATGACAAGATTTTCCAAACGCGAACTCGCCCTACTAGAGCTGTTTTTGCGCAGAGCTGGCAGAGTTGTGTCAAAAGATGCGATTGAAAACGCTCTTTACGGTTTTGATGAGGCAGCAACGCCCAATGCCATTGAAGTATTAACCCATCGTTTGAGGAAAAAGCTGATCGAAAAGGGTGCCAGTATCGAAATCCAT